TTGGGAAATCGACGCTACTACTCCAGATATCAGCAATGATCGCCCAGCAGGGTGGTAAGGTTGTTTATGCCTCAGGAGAGGAATCATTACATCAGACAAAGCTAAGGGCAGATCGCCTGGATATAAAGGGTGAAAGGCTTTACCTTCTCCCTGAGACTGATCTGGAAGTCATTATTCAAAGAATGGAGGAGATATCGCCTGCCCTAGGGGTTATCGATTCTATTCAGACGGTTTACCTCAGGGATCTGGAGGGGGCACCGGGCAGCATATCGCAGGTACGGGGATGTACCTTGAGACTGATGCAGTGGGCCAAGCCATCAGCAGTTCCCCTGATTATAAGTGGCCATGTAACCAAAGAAGGGGCCATTGCAGGGCCAAAGGTCTTGGAGCACATAGTTGATGTGGTCTTATGCCTGGAAGGGGAGTCCCTTAATGCTTATAGATTGTTACGGGGAGTCAAGAACCGCTTTGGCTCTACCAATGAAGTGGGCATCTTTGAGATGAGGGATCGGGGCCTGGTGGAGGTAGATAACCCATCCCAGGTTTTCTTATCTCAGCGGTCACAGGTGGCCATAGGCTCAGCCATAACATCTACTTTAGAAGGAACCCGCCCTTTATTGGTGGAGGTACAGGCGCTGACCACTTTTACCAGTTTTGGCTTGCCACGGCGCACTGCCAATGGAATAGATTTCAACCGTCTTTCATTGATTGTTGCTGTACTTACGAGACGAACTGGGCTGAAATTATCCAATCAGGATATAATTGTCAATGTAGTTGGCGGCTTGAGAACCAGTGAGCCTGCTACGGATCTTGCGGTCGCTCTCTCCATTGCTTCCAGCTTCAGCGATAGAGAAGTGGACCCCAATATGGTGGTGATGGGGGAATTAGGACTAAGTGGCGAAGTGAGAGGTGTTCCTCAGATGGAGCGCAGGCTTGCTGATGCGGCAAGGCAGGGATTCACTCGCTGCCTTGGCCCCAAGGTTACGTTGAGCGGGCTTACCCCCCCTTCTGGGATGGAGGTTCTAGCTATTGATTCGCTTAGAGAAGCCCTGCAGGTGGCGTTGAAACCTCATTAGGTTTTCATGAAGCGGCAGTTTCAGATGAAACTCGATATT
This DNA window, taken from Chloroflexota bacterium, encodes the following:
- the radA gene encoding DNA repair protein RadA, yielding MDISYKTVFVCQQCGRENPKWLGRCPSCQSWNTFIETRAGSSKGASTVSSAGVPACELSQVAAGEMPRIVLPFGELNRVLGGGIVPGSLVLISGDPGIGKSTLLLQISAMIAQQGGKVVYASGEESLHQTKLRADRLDIKGERLYLLPETDLEVIIQRMEEISPALGVIDSIQTVYLRDLEGAPGSISQVRGCTLRLMQWAKPSAVPLIISGHVTKEGAIAGPKVLEHIVDVVLCLEGESLNAYRLLRGVKNRFGSTNEVGIFEMRDRGLVEVDNPSQVFLSQRSQVAIGSAITSTLEGTRPLLVEVQALTTFTSFGLPRRTANGIDFNRLSLIVAVLTRRTGLKLSNQDIIVNVVGGLRTSEPATDLAVALSIASSFSDREVDPNMVVMGELGLSGEVRGVPQMERRLADAARQGFTRCLGPKVTLSGLTPPSGMEVLAIDSLREALQVALKPH